The genomic window ATGGAAAAAGTGCTTTTCGGTTTAGGTTTCAAAGCCGACGATTTCCAGAAGATCACCGATGAATTTTCCGGGGGCTGGAGAATGAGAATTGAACTGGCCAAGCTTCTGCTTCAAAAGAACGACATCATGCTTCTCGATGAGCCTACCAACCACCTCGATATGGAATCGATCATGTGGCTGGAAAACTTCCTGAAAGACTATCCGGGGGCCATTGTTCTTGTGAGCCACGATAAGCAGTTTATGACCGCGGTATGCAACCGTACTTTTGATGTGAATAACAGAAAAGTAGACGATTATAAAGCCAATTATTCCAAATACCTCATCATGCGTGAAGACCGCCGCGAAAAACTGATTCAGGCTAAAAAGAATCAGGATGCGGAGATCAAGCAGATGGAAGACAACATCAACAAGTTCCGGGCGAGTGCAACCAAAGCCTCTTTTGCACAGTCATTGATCAAAAAGCTGGATAAAATCGAACGGATTGAAGTAGATAACGAAGACGTTTCCAAATTCAACATCCGTTTCGTTCAGTCGGTAGTTCCTGGAAAAGTGATCTTTGAAGCTGAAAAATTAGGAAAATCCTACGGTGAAAAGCAGATTTTTGATGATGTGGATTTCATTGTTCAACGGGGTGACCGGATTGCGTTGCTGGGACAGAACGGACAGGGAAAAACAACATTGGCAAAAATCCTTGCCGGCGATATTAAAGACTATTCCGGAAACTGGAATCTGGGTCATAACGTGAATATCGGGTACTTTGCCCAGAACCAGGAAGAAGTTTTAACACCGAATAAAACCGTTCAGGAAGAAGCGGAAGATGCTGCAACGGAAGAAACAAGACCGAGAGTGCGTGACCTGTTAGGATCTTTCCTGTTCCAGGGAGAAGCGGTTAATAAAAAGACGAAAGTACTTTCCGGAGGGGAGAGAAACCGTCTGGCACTTTGTAAGCTGCTGTTGCGCCCGTTTAACACCCTGATCATGGACGAACCTACGAACCACCTTGATATCCAGTCTAAAGAGATCATCAAACTGGCTTTGCAGAAGTTCGAAGGTACGCTGATTGTGATTTCGCACGACCGGGAGTTCCTTCAGGGGCTTTGTGACAAGATCTACGAATTCCGCGACGGAAAAATGAAAGAATTCCTGGGCGATATCAACGAGTATCTTGAGTTCAGACAGAAAGAATCGATCCGTGAAATCTCCGCAGAAAAAGCAAAACTTCATAGTGAAGCTCCTAAAGCTGAGGTGAAAAAAGCAGAAGAAAAACCTGAAGCAGCCGCTCAGTCTGCTGTGATCGTAAGCAAAGAACAGAAAAATATTCAGAATAAAATTAAAAAAGTAGAAGAGAAAATTTCCGAGCTTGAAACAAAAGTAGAGGAATTTGAAGCTTCTTTTACCAAAGAAAACCCTTCCGAAGAAACACTGGAAAAATACAACAGTACGAAAGAAGAGCTGGAATTGGCGCTTCAGGAATGGGAATACTTGGGAACTCAGCTAGATTAATTTAAAAAAATACAAAACGTAAACCTTTTCAGTTAGTTCTATAAGACTATAGTTGGATTCTCTGCGGGAAATCGTAGATTCATTCGGCATAGTCATGACAAAAACAGGGGTTAGATTTTCAATAGGTTAAGAAAATAGCAAACGGTATTTAAAAACGATTGGAAGCTTTGTAACAAAGCTGAGATCTTTCCTACCTATCATTTAAAACATTTTAAGAAAACTTTAATCCGGGTTTTTTAAAATATTTTTATAATTTTGAAGCATGATTTTTAAAGAAAGCAGAACTCTGAAGAATTTCATTTCCAAATTGTTGTTTGGGATCTACTTTCTTGCGCTGTTTTCCCAGAACTTCCACAGCCACAGTTCGGAGGAGGTTTTTAAGAATTTCAGCTTTAAAAAATCAGAAAATACCCTGACCAAAAATACGGCAAAAGAAAAAGCAGCCGACTGTCTGGCCTGTCACTTCTTGGCAACAGGACATACTTTGGTTCCTGAAGAATTCAACATTTCCTTTGAAAATTTTACCCACACAGTAAAACAACGTATCGCTGTTCAGGAAAAAATATGGTCTCAGACTAAATTTACCTTTCAGCTCCGCGGTCCGCCCGCCCTTTCATAATTCATAAATTCTTTACGGCTTTAATTGGGTTTAAAGTTCAGCATTGGGGCATCATGTTCAAGATTTAATGTTCAAGATTTTTGAAGATTAACAGATTTTGATATCAATTCCTGTCCATCTGGCTTTACTCTGATTAATCAGTCGTCATTCCAACATTTTTTCGAAAAAGTGCTTTTAAAAAAGTACGCAATCAATCTATTTAATAATGAAATTAATCTATAGTTTTATGCTGATCCTTTGCGGATTTGCATTATCGAACGCACAGCAGACCTATGCGGTGGAAGGAA from Chryseobacterium sp. SORGH_AS_0447 includes these protein-coding regions:
- a CDS encoding ABC-F family ATP-binding cassette domain-containing protein, with translation MLSVQGLGLHHSGNYLFQNVNFTIKKDDKIGLVGKNGAGKSTLLKMLSGEITFYEGNVVPEGNITIGFLKQDLDFVKGRTVWAETMQAFEQINAWKNELEEVNHQMTVRTDYESDSYTDLINKMTELNDLLMNHDAYNLEGDMEKVLFGLGFKADDFQKITDEFSGGWRMRIELAKLLLQKNDIMLLDEPTNHLDMESIMWLENFLKDYPGAIVLVSHDKQFMTAVCNRTFDVNNRKVDDYKANYSKYLIMREDRREKLIQAKKNQDAEIKQMEDNINKFRASATKASFAQSLIKKLDKIERIEVDNEDVSKFNIRFVQSVVPGKVIFEAEKLGKSYGEKQIFDDVDFIVQRGDRIALLGQNGQGKTTLAKILAGDIKDYSGNWNLGHNVNIGYFAQNQEEVLTPNKTVQEEAEDAATEETRPRVRDLLGSFLFQGEAVNKKTKVLSGGERNRLALCKLLLRPFNTLIMDEPTNHLDIQSKEIIKLALQKFEGTLIVISHDREFLQGLCDKIYEFRDGKMKEFLGDINEYLEFRQKESIREISAEKAKLHSEAPKAEVKKAEEKPEAAAQSAVIVSKEQKNIQNKIKKVEEKISELETKVEEFEASFTKENPSEETLEKYNSTKEELELALQEWEYLGTQLD